One segment of Anopheles stephensi strain Indian chromosome 3, UCI_ANSTEP_V1.0, whole genome shotgun sequence DNA contains the following:
- the LOC118511840 gene encoding uncharacterized protein LOC118511840: MSALVRVEPAVPISPCLPGCSTRGSNYVLMWCEKHVSDERHIAPLTRKRDVQPGRPNSIRHYQQKPRERQPSRTFTSISGTTQIGELPPVDRSYLIEIETIYKRQAVLRLAGGRKLLRRAQDTVEMGVN; the protein is encoded by the exons ATGAGCGCTCTCGTGCGCGTGGAACCTGCCGTGCCCATCAGCCCATGCCTCCCGGGATGCAGCACTCGAGG ATCTAATTATGTGCTGATGTGGTGCGAGAAGCATGTGAGCGATGAGCGGCACATCGCACCGCTTACTCGAAAGCGGGATGTCCAGCCCGGCCGGCCGAACAGCATCCGTCACTACCAGCAGAAACCGAGGGAAAGACAACCGTCTCGAACCTTCACCAGCATCAGCGGCACAACACAAATCGGAGAGCTGCCGCCAGTTGATCGTTCTTATCTTATTGAAATCGAAACGATTTACAAACGGCAGGCCGTACTCCGCTTGGCAGGAGGACGAAAGTTGCTGCGGCGCGCCCAGGACACGGTTGAGATGGGTGTGAATTAA
- the LOC118511842 gene encoding G2/mitotic-specific cyclin-B-like has translation MSRFIRIDENHVAGNLHEGGVKKMVAATRRPVLGELGNKVLRNASQDLVGKGTEKGAVLKNANPTLKNIKPRVDTRWRKADGSGAVAVPKKPVTRSESIKSTADPKAGGNAEAVKVHVQLNKGNEVKHVTLKREDSQLSLRTLAKQNRKVQPKSAPSSSNASSSDEGETISTTTKKPERLDTHSQKLLESIENIDVNDGWNPMLVSEYVNDIYNYLNQLESRPGYALRENFLEGHKEISHKMRTILIDWINEVHHQFKLDIDTYHMTVSLIDRYLQKVKTVPKKKLQLVGVTAMFIASKYEELFPPEIHDFVFITDDTYQKHQILEMEKEMVRALDFNLGKPLPTHFLRRFSKAAKASDVNHVLAKYLIELASVDYSTAHYKPSEIAAAALYISLYLFPLSGEDGNSSSGLIWTKTLEHYTHYSVRGLSPIVQRLANVIKSVPKMMEKKLKSPWLKYSSSKFQNISTHSKLKGVDIDMLAEGKLVL, from the exons AACCACGTAGCGGGAAACCTGCACGAAGGAGGTGTGAAGAAAATGGTAGCCGCCACAAGGCGTCCCGTGTTGGGCGAGCTGGGCAACAAAGTGCTACGCAATGCATCCCAGGACTTGGTTGGCAAAGGCACGGAAAAGGGAGCTGTGCTGAAGAATGCCAACCCGACGCTGAAGAATATCAAGCCTCGCGTAGACACCCGTTGGCGGAAGGCGGATGGATCGGGCGCGGTAGCCGTTCCCAAAAAACCCGTCACCAGATCAGAATCTATAAAATCTACGGCAGACCCGAAAGCTGGTGGCAACGCGGAAGCTGTAAAGGTGCACGTGCAATTGAACAAAGGCAACGAGGTAAAGCACGTAACGCTCAAGCGCGAGGACAGCCAGCTGTCGCTGCGGACATTGGCGAAGCAAAATCGTAAAGTTCAGCCAAAAAgcgctcccagcagcagcaacgcatCATCATCGGACGAAGGCGAAACCATCTCGACGACCACCAAG AAACCCGAACGGCTGGACACCCATTCGCAGAAGCTTTTGGAAAGCATCGAGAACATTGACGTGAACGATGGGTGGAATCCGATGTTGGTGTCGGAGTACGTGAATGATATATACAATTACTTGAACCAACTGGAAAGCAGGCCCGGATATGCCTTGCGCGAAAACTTCCTAGAGGGCCACAAGGAG ATCTCACACAAGATGCGAACGATTCTGATCGATTGGATCAACGAAGTGCACCACCAGTTTAAGCTGGACATCGACACTTACCACATGACAGTGTCGCTGATCGACCGTTATCTGCAGAAGGTGAAGACAGTTCCGAAGAAGAAGTTACAGTTGGTGGGCGTGACGGCGATGTTCATTGCATCCAAATATGAGGAACTGTTCCCTCCCGAGATTCACGACTTTGTGTTCATCACCGACGATACGTACCAGAAGCATCAGATTCTGGAAATGGAGAAGGAGATGGTGCGGGCGTTGGACTTCAACTTGGGCAAGCCCCTTCCAACGCATTTCCTGCGCCGGTTTTCCAAGGCAGCCAAGGCGTCGGATGTGAATCACGTGCTGGCCAAGTACCTGATCGAGCTTGCCAGCGTGGACTACAGCACTGCCCATTACAAACCGTCCGAG ATTGCGGCCGCGGCATTGTACATATCGTTGTATCTGTTTCCATTATCTGGCGAGGATGGGAACAGTTCCAGTGGGCTAATATGGACCAAAACGCTGGAACACTATACCCACTACAGCGTTAGGGGTTTGTCGCCGATTGTACAGCGGCTGGCAAACGTGATCAAGTCCGTTCCCAAAATGATGGAAAAGAAACTGAAGTCACCCTGGCTGAAGTATTCGTCCTCCAAATTCCAGAACATTTCTACTCACTCAAAACTGAAAGGTGTTGATATTGATATGTTAGCCGAGGGTAAGCTAGTTCTGTGA